One genomic region from Bufo bufo chromosome 3, aBufBuf1.1, whole genome shotgun sequence encodes:
- the LOC120993716 gene encoding olfactory receptor class A-like protein 1, with the protein MDPRVLLKAAGFLFLIVVGVPGNVFILIQFICLKIIEKKLLPANIMLVVLALANLLVLFSRVLPQSLEALGLSNLLNDNECMLIIYTYRVSRAMCIAITSLLSCHQCILIAPNSKMWSFLKQNVSQNMSIIIFSVWLIILIMYPYSMSIARAKGNFTTSPFTLHVVFCNIDFLNYFSYILNGAFMASRDFLFVGLMTLASGYIVYLLINHEKTVREIRSSSRKKGKSVEYKASRAVILLVALYVVLFGLDNSMWIYTLTMSNVSPDMNDVRIMLACSYSALSPLVIIATNQKLQQRVKFRNKNKEILWTSQSSSMNNLPP; encoded by the coding sequence ATGGATCCTCGCGTCCTCCTCAAGGCTGCTGGTTTTCTCTTCTTGATAGTTGTCGGTGTACCAGGGAATGTATTCATCTTGATTCAATTTATTTGCCTGAAGATCATAGAAAAGAAGCTTCTCCCAGCTAATATCATGTTGGTGGTTTTGGCTCTGGCAAATCTCCTTGTCCTCTTTTCTCGGGTTTTACCTCAGTCTTTGGAGGCCCTTGGACTGAGTAATTTACTTAATGATAACGAATGCATGCTGATAATATACACTTACAGAGTGAGTAGAGCCATGTGTATTGCCATCACCAGTTTGCTAAGCTGCCACCAATGCATACTTATTGCCCCAAACTCCAAAATGTGGTCTTTTCTGAAGCAAAATGTTTCACAAAACATGTCTATTATCATTTTCTCTGTCTGGCTTATTATTCTCATAATGTACCCTTACAGCATGTCTATAGCACGTGCAAAAGGGAATTTCACAACTTCTCCATTCACATTGCATGTAGTTTTCTGCAATATAGATTTTTTAAACTATTTCTCATATATTCTTAATGGGGCTTTTATGGCCTCAAGAGATTTCCTTTTTGTGGGTCTGATGACATTGGCAAGTGGCTACATTGTATACTTACTGATAAATCATGAGAAGACTGTAAGAGAAATTAGGAGCTCCAGCAGAAAGAAaggtaaatctgtggaatataAAGCTTCAAGAGCAGTCATCTTACTAGTCGCCTTATACGTGGTGCTTTTTGGCCTAGATAACTCTATGTGGATCTACACTCTGACCATGTCTAATGTGAGTCCCGACATGAATGATGTCAGAATAATGCTTGCTTGTTCTTATTCTGCCCTCAGTCCCTTGGTCATTATTGCTACCAATCAAAAACTGCAACAAAGGGTAAAATTTAGGAACAAAAATAAAGAAATCCTATGGACATCGCAAAGCAGCTCAATGAATAATTTACCGCCATAA